The Leptospira venezuelensis genome contains a region encoding:
- a CDS encoding LIMLP_12425 family protein, giving the protein MEKQTSKQQGTKFGFSSIFQKEDPDHVKLENSLVRAVSELRTEQMKDINLSKDFDLRLSNLLKDVRFDEETSWSKFSRSFVWNRSFQYSLSAALAILVLAVTVGRFSSSNETSLAERSGTLTVGEDREFVDLPSSARVDVDLNSRHLLEISKNPQAHKTLGSLEQYFIEKGDYRTAQEIHHVLESTSK; this is encoded by the coding sequence CAACAGGGAACAAAGTTCGGATTCTCTTCTATTTTTCAGAAAGAAGATCCAGATCATGTTAAATTAGAAAACTCTCTGGTTCGAGCAGTATCAGAACTGCGAACGGAACAGATGAAGGATATCAACCTCTCCAAGGACTTTGATCTTCGACTTTCGAATTTACTCAAAGATGTTCGCTTCGACGAAGAGACCTCTTGGTCCAAGTTCTCCCGCAGTTTTGTTTGGAACCGCTCCTTCCAATACTCCCTCAGCGCAGCTCTCGCAATCTTAGTTCTCGCAGTTACAGTAGGTCGTTTTTCTTCTTCCAATGAAACAAGTTTGGCAGAAAGATCCGGAACTCTCACTGTAGGCGAAGATCGTGAGTTCGTGGATCTGCCATCTTCTGCAAGAGTGGACGTTGATTTGAATTCACGTCATCTACTTGAGATTTCCAAAAATCCCCAAGCTCATAAGACCTTAGGTTCTTTAGAGCAATACTTTATTGAAAAAGGTGATTATAGAACTGCTCAAGAAATCCACCACGTTCTGGAATCTACTAGCAAATAA